DNA from Thermomicrobium roseum DSM 5159:
ATGGTCGACGGAGTCACACCGAGCAGGCCAAGCAGAGCCAGCACGGTCGTGGCGGCAAAGACGACCACCAGAGCGAGACCGATCAACCCACCTGCTGATGGAGCAGCCCGCGCGCGGTACCTTACCGATCCTCGACCCTGCATTCCGCGGGCCTCCTCGATCTCCCACGTCGAGCAGCCAGCCGGACAACGCTCGCTCAGCCATTATGGCAGTGGCGTTGCGGTCGGCGATACCTCCACGGTCGGTGTTCCTGGCACGGTCGTTGGAGTGGGAGTCGGGGTCGGAGTCGGCGGCGCGTCTGGTGGGGCCACGAACGGCTGGACAGCTGGCGTGGGCAGCGGAGTCAACCCGAGATGCCAGCGAATCGTCGAGGTTCGGCGTTGCTCGTCGAGCCAACGGCTCAAGGCTTGCCCCCGCAACGCCTGCAACATGCGCTCGCTCAGGGGTCGATCAGGATCACGTTCCAGCACCTTCACGATGTGCCAACCATACTGGGTCTGCACCGGGCCGCCGACCTCTCCGGGTGCGAGAGCGAACGCCACCTCGTCGAACGCACTCGGCATATAGCCGCGCGGCAACCATCCCAGGTCTCCGCCGTTCGGTGCGGTATCGCTGTCGATCGATCGCTCGCGAGCGATCGTCGCGAAGTCAGCTCCACCCTGGATATCGGCCAGCGCCTGCTCTGCCGCCTCGCGAGTCGCCAACAAGATGTGTGCAGCGTGGATCTGCTCGGCTCGCAGGGGGATCCGCTCTTCCAGGACACGCTGCACTTTCTCCCGAGCCAGCATCGGCCGCACGACCAATCGCTGGAAGTCAGCCAGGGAGAGACCGGCCTGTTCGAGCACGTTCTTCTGATACTCCCCCATGAGCGCTGTCGCTGTCGCCCGCGCCTCCTCGGGTGGGACCGTCGGCGTCGGTGTCGGCGATTCACTCGGCGTTGGCGTCGGGGTTGCCTGCGGCGTCGGGGTAACCCCGGGCTCCGGAGTTGGTGTCGGAAGTGGGGTCGGCGTCACCGCCGCTGTCGCGGTAGCCCAGGCCGCAGCGGTCGGATCGATCCCGAGCGTCGGTGTCGGCGTGAGCAGGGGAACACTGCTGAACAGGCTGACGGTATAGTCCTCCACCTCTCGCTCGTCGAGCGCAACGCCGAGTTGTCCCATACGCTGAAGCACCAGACGGTCATCAATCATTTGCCCGACCGTTGCCTGATTGATCGGATCACGCTCGACGGTCGTCAGCTGCTGGCGAGCCTGGTCAGCGAGCTGTTGGTACTGGACACTCTGCTGACCACTCATGAGATTGGCCAACTGTTGGTATTGACTGATCTGATTCAAGAGTTCCAGGCGCCGCATCTTCCAGTAGTCGGCGCGGGTGATCGGCTCACCGTTGACTTCGACGACGACCTGGCGCGGCAGGTACCAATACTGGTAGATCGCTCCACCGCCGAGTAACCCAGCCACGAGCAGCAGAACAACCGATACACCGATGACTGCTGCTCGCTCCTGTACTCGTTCCCGCTCGCGACGAGGAACCCGCCGATGTGTTCGCGCCCTGCGATCCCCCCATCGGCGGGGAAAGAGCCGCCTCACCCACTCGAGCATCTAGCACCTCGCAGCGTTCCTGCCTCGACGCGATCCCAGAGGAGGAATCAGCGGACGAACGTTATCGTTCCGGCACGAAGGGCAGGAGGGCAAGATGCCGTGCTCGCTTGATGGCGCGCGCCAGCTGCCGCTGGTGCTTGGCGCATGTTCCCGTTGCGCGACGCGGCTCGATCTTCGCCTGCGGCGACAGATACCGCCGAAGACGACCAAAGTCCTTGTAGTCTATCTTCTTGATACCGTCCATGCAGAAGGAGCAGACCTTCTTGCGCGGATAGTAGCGGGTCGCTGCAGAGCGAGCGGGGCGCCCGGACTCTCCGGTCGCTTCCGCTGTCTGCTCGGTCGCCCCATCATCCGCCGTCATCGGTTCGAGTTCTTCGGCCATCGTCCCCTCACTCCTCGAACGGTCTCAGAACGGAACCTGATCGTTCCACGGATCATCGTCCAACGGGAAGTCCGCATTTACGTCAGGAAGTACCGGTTCTTCATCGACGATGCCTGGCGGCACCGCCGCTGGTGCGTCCGGCGCACGCGGGCTCAGCAGCAGAAGGTCTCGGGCGATCACCTCGACGACGGTCCGCTCGACACCATCGTTCCCGGTGTAGCGCCGGACGCGGAGTCGGCCTGCAACATACACCTTGGTACCCTTGCGGATGTACTGGTCAGCGATCTCCGCCAATCGGTTCCAGCAGATGACCCGAAACCAATCGGTTTCCTCGATCGGCTGTCCGCCTTCACCACCACGGCGCATCGAGTTGACAGCGAGCGAGAACTCGGTGACCGGAGCCCCGGCTGGTGTATACCGCATCTCGGGGTCGCGGCCGACATTCCCGATGAGTTCGATTCGATTGAGTCCGCGAGACATCGCATACCCCCGGGCTCCGGTCCACGCCGGACCACTCATTCGTCCAGACGAACCATCAGATGGCGCAGGACTTGCTCGTTCAACCGCAGCTCCCGCTCGATCTCCCGAACCGTGCGCGGCGGGCAGACGAGTTGGAAGAGAACATAGAACGCTTCTTGGAATTTCTGGATGGGGTACGCCAGCCGGCGGCGTCCCCACGGCGTATCGCGCTTCTCGAACGTGATCGTCCCGCCTTGCTCGACCACCGTGTTCCGAATCCGCTCGAGAGCTGCTTCCAACCGATCGTCAGCTAGATCAGGGCGAAGAAGCACCATCAGCTCGTACGGGCGAGGTGCAGGTTCATAACGCGGCAACGTTCCTCTCCTTTCCTCGGGTTCGCGCTGGACGCAACGACCGAACCGTTGCCGTATCCGGGCGGTCGCAGCGCGGAAAGGACGACATCCACAGCAACGCGGCCGCAGGACCGCGAGCAAGGCGAGTATACCAGACGAGCCCCAGAGCAATGCTCCAGGGCCCGTACCTCGAGAAAGCCCGGCTCATTCCGCGCTCACGCCGCTCGTGCCTCGAACTGCTGCACGATCGCTGGTCGCCGTGCTTGATTGATCACCCAGTCGACGAGAACTGCGACGAGCGAACCGACCGCCGCATGGATCAAGTGGATACCGCCGAAAGCCGGCCCGAACGCCGGGAGCTGTTCGGCAATCCAGATCCCGAGAAACGGATAGGCCGCAACGCGCCACACCCGCTCCGGCAAACGACCAGGAAGAAGATCGTACCAGAGGACACCGAACCCGTAGCTCAGAGCCAGCATCAGTAAGAAGGTCCCGATCTCCATGGCTCACCTCCGTTTCCCTTCGACGGAGGCCGGGCTTTCTCGTTATGTCTTGACGAGAATGAGTATAGTACGGGCTGCGATCACGCGCAACGCGATTCCACCGCTGCCGATTGCTGAACGCGCGCCCCAGGATCGCCGTCGAACGCGTCGAGCGCCGGGCGAGGCGGCTCCAGACGGGGGATCACTTCCGTTCACAGAGATGAACCAGGAACGAAGCAAATCGTGCGGTTACTTACTCGTGATGGCTGGAAATCGCTTCGGGCGCGCTCACCGGACCGCGTTCGTCGGCGCGGAGAATCTGTGCACCTTGCCGATCGATCGGTAGTACGAGCGCTTCCCCATCCATCGCGCGTCGCGCCAGGAGATCAGCAAACGCCCTTTGCACCGCCGACGCTCGCTCCGGAGAACAGAACGCGAGGACCGATGGCCCCGCCCCGGACAGCGCTGCGCCGTAGGCGCCAGCCACCAGTGCGCGATCGATTGCCTCCTCCAGATGCGGGTACAAGACCGCGCGATAAGGTTGATGGAGCTCGTCGGTCATTGCTGTCCGCAAAAGGTCCGGCTGCCCAGTCGCCAGAGCCAGGACCAAAAGCGCGGTGTGCGCTGCAGTCCGCACGGCAGTGACCCGGCGCACCCGCCGCGGCAGGACAGCACGCGCATCGCTCGTGTAGCCGAGAGCATCTGGTACCAAAACGACCGCCACGAGCGGGAACTCGACCGGTACCGCAACTGCCTGCGGCCCTTCCTCGTCAACGACCGCGAGCACGACCCCACCGAAGAGCGCTGCACCGACGTTGTCGCCATGACCCTCGAGCTCGCACGCCATGCGGAACAATTCCGAGCGCCCGAGCGGCTCCCCGCACAGCTCATTGGCGAGAACTAATCCGGCTACGATCGCTGCCGCCGAACTCCCCAACCCCCGAGCCACGGGAATGTCGGAGTCAACGGTGAGCGTGCCACCAGGGAGCGATCGACCAGTCGATGACGCGTAATAGCGCATCGCCTCGGCGACGAGGTTGCGCCCGCCGTGGAGTTCTGGTCGAACAACTACCCGAAGCTCGCCGATCGTCTCGTCCGGCTCGTAGCGAGCCGAAAGATAGCGGCCGAGGGCCACCGCCAGCACGTCGAAACCGGGTCCGAGATTGGCACTCGAAGCGGGAACACGCACTTCACAACGCACGAGCCAATACTCCTGCCAGTGCGTCGAGGGTGGGCGCGATCGTCACCGGCCGGTTCGCAAGCGGTCGTGGAGGATCCCCGAGATGATACGCCAAGACTGCATCCGGATCCTTCAAGACATGACCAGTGAGAATCGCCACAACTCGATCGCCTGGCCGAATGACCCCTCGCGCGACGAGCTTGCGAACGCCGGCGACCGAGGCAGCTGATGCCGGTTCGCACCCGATTCCCGTTCGATCGACGCGTGCCTTCGCCTCCAGGATCTCCTCGTCGCTGACCGTGTCCACGAGACCGTCGGTCAGCTCGATCGCACGGCGAGCACGCTCGTAACTCACCGGATTTCCGATCCGGATCGCCGTCGCGATGGTCTCAGCGGTAACGGGACGAAACTCCCGGAAGCCACTCCGGTAGGCTGCGTAAAACGGCGCAGCCCCCGCGGCCTGGATCACTGCCAGGCGCGGCAGGCGCTCGAGCCATCCCACGTCACGCAACTGAGCCAGTGCTGCCCCAAAGGCCGCGGTGTTGCCGAGATTCCCGCCGGGCAGCACGATCCAGTCCGGGACGCTCCACCCGAGCTGATGCAGCAGCTCGAACACGATCGTCTTTTGCCCCTCCAGGCGAAACGGGTTCACCGAATTGAGCAGGTAGAGCCCGAGTTCCCGGCTCGCCTCCTCGACCAGGCGCATGGCGGCATCGAAGTCGCCCTCCACCTGGACGATCCGTGCTCCATACGCGATCGCCTGGCCCAGCTTCCCTGCCGCGATCTTTCCCGCGGGGAGGAACACCACACTGGGAAGACCTGCCAGGGCTGCATAGGCCGCAACTGAGGCGGCCGTGTTTCCCGTCGAGGCACAGGCCACCGCCTGCGCACCGATCGTTCGCGCATGGGAAATCGCGACCGTCATCCCCCGGTCTTTGAACGAGCCGGTCGGATTTTCCCCCTCGTGCTTGAGGAAGAGCTCTTCGCACCCCGTCCAGTCGGTGAGTTGGGGATGCTGGTACAGGGCAGTATTGCCTTCGGGACGCGTCACGATGGCGGCGGCTGGCAGAGGCGGCAGCAACTCCCGGTAGCGCCAGACGCCGCTCCGATCGAGCGCCTGCCAACTCGACAAGCGGACATCGAAGTTGGTTCGCTCGACCACCTCCGCGAGTGGGAATTCGACATGGAGGAGCCCACCGCACTGGCAGCGCCCAGGTGATCCCGCAGGCTCGAACCTCGCACTACAACGGTCACAAACGAGAGTCATCTGAGCGAGCGCTCCCACCGTTTTCTCCCGTGCGCTCGCCCGGCCACGCGTCGTCATGCTACCCCTCAGATCGCGAACATGCGCCGTGGATCGAGTGCGTCCCGGAGTCCATCACCGACGTAGTTGATGCTCAGCACGGTTAGGAAGATCGCCGCACCGGGGAAGAGAACCATCCATGGTGCGAACTCGATCCAATTGATTCCATCGTACAGCATGCGGCCCCACGTCGGGATGTCGGGCGGGAAACCGAGTCCGAGGAAGGACAGGGCTGACTCGGTGATGATCGCTTGTGCGACGCCGAGTGTCGCCGCCACGATCACCGGGCTCAGCGTGTTCGGCAAGATATGGCGGAAGATGATCCCGCTGGTACTCACGCCGATGCAGTGTGCCGCCTCCACGAACTCCTTCTGCTTGAGCGACAGGAACGAAGCACGCACCAGGCGCGCCACCGGCATCCAGTTCAACCCGCCGATCACGAGGACGATCAGCAAAAACATACCGAGCTCGACCCCAAAGAGCGCTTTCATCCGATCCTGGAAAAGGTAGGTGATCAGGAGAAGCAACGGGAGGCTCGGGATCGAGATGAACATATCGGTCATCCGCATCAAGAACGAATCCAGGATTCCTCCGAAATATCCTGCGACCGCACCGATGAGCGTTCCCAGCGTCACCGCAACCAACATGGCGACGACACCCACCGCGATCGAGATCCGTCCACCCCAAAGAATACGCGCGAAGATGTCATGGCCGAGATCCGTCGTGCCGAAGGGGTGCCGGAGTGACGGTCCTTGCAGGGCTTCCGCCATATCGAACGTGTTCCAGGGAATCGGCCAGAGAAACGGACCGATGATCGTGGCCAGGATCATGAACACCAAGACGATGGTTCCCGCCACCGCGAGCCGGTGGTGCCGAAACTGCCTCCACGCATCGCTCCAGAGCGACCGCGGCTTGCGTGTCGGCAGTACCACGGGTGGCCCGACCGTGCGTGCCGCGGTCTCCAGCCTGCGCTGCTCGGTCGCTTCGGACATCGCGTTACCCCCCCGTCGCGGCCACTCACTCGTACTTGATCCGCGGATCGAGTACCCCGTACAAAATATCGGCGATCAGGTTGAACAAGACGACCAGCGCGGAGAAGATGATCGTGATCGCCATGATCACCGGTGTGTCGTTGTCGCGGATCGCGCTGATCAGGAGCGAGCCCATACCGGGAACGCGGAAGATCTGCTCCGTGATGACCGCTCCGGTGAAGATGCCGGGAATGCTCAACGCAACGATCGTGACTACGGGAATCAGCGCATTGCGCATCGCGTGCCGCATGATCACGACACGTTCGCTCAACCCCTTGGCACGCGCCGTGCGCACGTAGTCCTGATGGATCGTCTCGAGCATGGCCGCTCGGGTGTACCGCGTCAGTGCCGCAGTTTCGAACAGTCCCAGCACCGCAATCGGCATCAATGCCTGCTTGATCTTCATCCATAAGCCAGCCAGACCCTCGACCTCGATAGTCGTGCGGTAGATCATCGGTAACCAACCTAGTTTCACGCTGAAGACGAGAATGAACAAGATACCGGTCACGAAGGTGGGAAGCGAAAAGCCAATGAATGCTAACGTCGTCGCGATATTGTCGAAGATCGAGTACTGTCGGACCGCCGAGAGCACCCCGACTGGTATCGCGATGAGGACCGACACCAGGTAGGCCGTGCCGATCACGTAGAGCGTGGTCGGCAGACGCTGGCGAATGAGATCGCTCACCGGCGACTTGGAGCGGAAGGAGTATCCGAAGTCGCCGCGCAGCATTGACGACGCCCATTTGACGTAGCGAACCGGAATCGGGTCGTCCAAACCCATGCTCTGCCGGATCCGTTGGCGCACCTCGGGTGGTACCGCAGGATTCATCGCTAACTCGGACAGCGGGTCGCCCGGTGCCAGGGCCAGAATCGTGAAGATGACGATGCTGATCGCGACGAGGGTCGGAATCGAGATCAAGATCCGCCGGATCAGATACTGCGTCATCCTGCGCTCCTCACCCCTGTTAGAGAAAAAGGGGACGGGGCGCGCTCACCCCGTCCCCACCACCCGCGCTAGCTCGACCGTCGCCAGTTCGCGATGTTCCAGGTCTCGTCGGTCCAGCGGGAGAGTTCGAGGCCGGTCAAATCCTTCTTTCGACCGCTCACGCTGTTTCGGTGCACCAGCGGAATGACTACCACGTTGTTCACGACCAGATCGTTCATCTTGATGAACAGCTCTTCCTGTTTCTTCGGATCGAGCTCGACCAGCGCTTGCTCGTACAACTTATCGTACTCCTCGTTCTGCCAGCGCTCATAGTTGTTGCCGGACCAATTGTTGGCCTTCTGCGCGATGTTGTCGGGTTTGCCATACCACGAAACCATGTAATCGATCGGATAGGTCGACGACGGTCCGTTCGTGAACATCTCCAAATCAGCATAGAAGTGCGCTGCCGTATCGGGATTGCCCGGATCGGACGAGAAGAAGACTGACGCCTCGATCGACTTCAGCTCGACTTTGATGCCGAGTTTCTCGAAGGCGCTCTTGATGATCTCCTGCGTCTTCTGGCGGACCGGATTGATCGTCGTTTGGTAGACGACCTCCATCCGCACTCCGTCCTTCTGCCGGACACCATCCGGGCCCTTGGTCCAGCCGGCCTCGTCGAGCAACTTGGCCGCGGCATCCAGGTCGAACTTCCAGGAGGTGTTCTTGGAGACGAAGCGCTCGGGCGCCACCAGGATGTTCGAAGTGGCTTTCCCAGCTCGCCCATACAGCGTGTTGGCGATGACGTCGCGCTGGCAGGCCAGCGCATAGGCCTGCCGCACACGCAGATCAGATTGCCAGGGATGCGGCACGCCCAGCTTCGAGCGCTCGCCATCGACCTCCTTGCGCGGATCGGTCATGTTCACCAGGATCCGCTCGACATAGACGCCCTCGATGACCTCGACGACACCGACACCCGCCTTTTCCAACTGGTCGAGCACCTGCGCCTCGACCTGCAGGTTCCAGGCGTAGTCGACTTCACCGGTCTGCAGCACGGCCCGTGCCGCCGTGGTCGCGTCACCGCCACCCTTGAACTCGACCTGTGCGAAGTACGGTTTGTCTGGCTCGCGATAGTTCTCGTTCATTTCGTAGACGACGACATCACCCGGCTTGAACTCTTTGACTTTGTAGGGACCCGTTCCGATGGGATTCAAGTTGAACGGTGCCGTACGGGCCTTCTCGCCGACATAGTCCTTGAGGATGTGTTGTGGCAGGATCCTCCCGTACGGCCCGACGAAGACGTTCATCCACGCCGGATTCGGGTCCTTGAAGCGGATGACGACCGTATGATCATCCGGCGTTTCGATCGACTCGATCACTGTGTAGTTCGCGATCGTCGTCGCTGTCGTCTTCTCGTCGATGACATACTCATAGGTAAACTTCACGTCCTTGGACGTGAACGGCTGGCCGTCCGACCACTTGACATCCTTCTTGAGCTTCCAGGTAACCGTTTTCGCGTCCTTGCTCACTCCACCGTTCTCGACCGAGGGGATTTCTGCTGCCAAAACCGGTACGAGTTCACCTTTGTCGTTGATGTCGGCCAGTGGCTCGAGCACCAGTCGCGAGGCATTGAAGTCTTTGGATCCCTGCGCCAAGTGCGGATTCAGGATCGTCGGCGCCTGCCACCAGAGCAGCTTCACCAGGCCACCTTGCCCACGCTTCGCAGCTGGGGCCGGGGTCGGACTCGCTGCCGCCGCGGGTGTCGGGCTCGCCGCTGGAGCTGGTGTCGCCGCAGCGGGCGTCTGTGCTGCGGGCGCTGGTGTCGGTGTCGCTTCCTGGCGCGCGCACGCCGCGAGTAGGCTCGCGATCACCGGCGCACTCGCACCCAACGCAGCCGCGCGTTTGAGCACGTCACGCCGGCTGAGCTGTCCTGAGCGTGCTGCCGCTTCGAGTTCCCGCAATGTCTCCATCGTTTCACCCTCCTCACGCTTCACTCCACCATCGCCAGACCCTGCGAACCGACTCACCATTCGTCTCACCTCCTCCATATCGACGAACGATTCGGCTGCGCGACCGCCGTCCGACATCCGCGAACGGCGCCATTCTATGTCGCATCACTGACGATGTCAATCGTGCGTGACTCCGTCGGCACCGCTCGCCACTCGAAGCAGGATGACGCTGCGCCGCTCGCAACCGGTCGCTCCTGAGCACAGCCCCTTGCGGCACCGATCGCTCCGCACCAAGTCGACGACGAGAACCGCTTCATCGACCAGTATCGCCGCCACCCCGCTTTGGTGCAAGGCGGTGCGTCGCGAACTGCCGGGGATCGGGGTGAGAGTCACTGTACCCATCGTCAAAACAGTCCCTCCAGCTCGCATCCCTCGTTCTCTGTTCCTCCCCTCCAAAACGGCAGCGCATCACTCTGCCTTTGGGAAGCGTTGACGTGTCGACACACGTCGCACGCTGCAGCGACGATCACTGCGAACCTCGCTCCATGAGCATCCGACCAGCGAAGTCGTTGGGAACAGCGCACGCTGCTTCCAGACACTCGCGAGGTATTCCCCTCTGCGCATGCTCAGCCGAGGCAGCGCCACAGCGCTTCGGCTACGCGAAACGGATCGCTCGCCACCACGCTGGCTGCATAGAGCTCCATCGCCCCAAAATCGGACGTCCGCGAAAGCGGATCACCCCGGTCGACGACCCGGACGACCACTGGCATATCCGACCAGTCCTCG
Protein-coding regions in this window:
- a CDS encoding single-stranded DNA-binding protein → MSRGLNRIELIGNVGRDPEMRYTPAGAPVTEFSLAVNSMRRGGEGGQPIEETDWFRVICWNRLAEIADQYIRKGTKVYVAGRLRVRRYTGNDGVERTVVEVIARDLLLLSPRAPDAPAAVPPGIVDEEPVLPDVNADFPLDDDPWNDQVPF
- the rpsF gene encoding 30S ribosomal protein S6: MPRYEPAPRPYELMVLLRPDLADDRLEAALERIRNTVVEQGGTITFEKRDTPWGRRRLAYPIQKFQEAFYVLFQLVCPPRTVREIERELRLNEQVLRHLMVRLDE
- a CDS encoding ABC transporter permease, translated to MTQYLIRRILISIPTLVAISIVIFTILALAPGDPLSELAMNPAVPPEVRQRIRQSMGLDDPIPVRYVKWASSMLRGDFGYSFRSKSPVSDLIRQRLPTTLYVIGTAYLVSVLIAIPVGVLSAVRQYSIFDNIATTLAFIGFSLPTFVTGILFILVFSVKLGWLPMIYRTTIEVEGLAGLWMKIKQALMPIAVLGLFETAALTRYTRAAMLETIHQDYVRTARAKGLSERVVIMRHAMRNALIPVVTIVALSIPGIFTGAVITEQIFRVPGMGSLLISAIRDNDTPVIMAITIIFSALVVLFNLIADILYGVLDPRIKYE
- the rpsR gene encoding 30S ribosomal protein S18, with amino-acid sequence MAEELEPMTADDGATEQTAEATGESGRPARSAATRYYPRKKVCSFCMDGIKKIDYKDFGRLRRYLSPQAKIEPRRATGTCAKHQRQLARAIKRARHLALLPFVPER
- the thrB gene encoding homoserine kinase codes for the protein MRCEVRVPASSANLGPGFDVLAVALGRYLSARYEPDETIGELRVVVRPELHGGRNLVAEAMRYYASSTGRSLPGGTLTVDSDIPVARGLGSSAAAIVAGLVLANELCGEPLGRSELFRMACELEGHGDNVGAALFGGVVLAVVDEEGPQAVAVPVEFPLVAVVLVPDALGYTSDARAVLPRRVRRVTAVRTAAHTALLVLALATGQPDLLRTAMTDELHQPYRAVLYPHLEEAIDRALVAGAYGAALSGAGPSVLAFCSPERASAVQRAFADLLARRAMDGEALVLPIDRQGAQILRADERGPVSAPEAISSHHE
- the thrC gene encoding threonine synthase, whose translation is MVERTNFDVRLSSWQALDRSGVWRYRELLPPLPAAAIVTRPEGNTALYQHPQLTDWTGCEELFLKHEGENPTGSFKDRGMTVAISHARTIGAQAVACASTGNTAASVAAYAALAGLPSVVFLPAGKIAAGKLGQAIAYGARIVQVEGDFDAAMRLVEEASRELGLYLLNSVNPFRLEGQKTIVFELLHQLGWSVPDWIVLPGGNLGNTAAFGAALAQLRDVGWLERLPRLAVIQAAGAAPFYAAYRSGFREFRPVTAETIATAIRIGNPVSYERARRAIELTDGLVDTVSDEEILEAKARVDRTGIGCEPASAASVAGVRKLVARGVIRPGDRVVAILTGHVLKDPDAVLAYHLGDPPRPLANRPVTIAPTLDALAGVLARAL
- a CDS encoding ABC transporter permease — encoded protein: MSEATEQRRLETAARTVGPPVVLPTRKPRSLWSDAWRQFRHHRLAVAGTIVLVFMILATIIGPFLWPIPWNTFDMAEALQGPSLRHPFGTTDLGHDIFARILWGGRISIAVGVVAMLVAVTLGTLIGAVAGYFGGILDSFLMRMTDMFISIPSLPLLLLITYLFQDRMKALFGVELGMFLLIVLVIGGLNWMPVARLVRASFLSLKQKEFVEAAHCIGVSTSGIIFRHILPNTLSPVIVAATLGVAQAIITESALSFLGLGFPPDIPTWGRMLYDGINWIEFAPWMVLFPGAAIFLTVLSINYVGDGLRDALDPRRMFAI
- a CDS encoding ABC transporter substrate-binding protein is translated as METLRELEAAARSGQLSRRDVLKRAAALGASAPVIASLLAACARQEATPTPAPAAQTPAAATPAPAASPTPAAAASPTPAPAAKRGQGGLVKLLWWQAPTILNPHLAQGSKDFNASRLVLEPLADINDKGELVPVLAAEIPSVENGGVSKDAKTVTWKLKKDVKWSDGQPFTSKDVKFTYEYVIDEKTTATTIANYTVIESIETPDDHTVVIRFKDPNPAWMNVFVGPYGRILPQHILKDYVGEKARTAPFNLNPIGTGPYKVKEFKPGDVVVYEMNENYREPDKPYFAQVEFKGGGDATTAARAVLQTGEVDYAWNLQVEAQVLDQLEKAGVGVVEVIEGVYVERILVNMTDPRKEVDGERSKLGVPHPWQSDLRVRQAYALACQRDVIANTLYGRAGKATSNILVAPERFVSKNTSWKFDLDAAAKLLDEAGWTKGPDGVRQKDGVRMEVVYQTTINPVRQKTQEIIKSAFEKLGIKVELKSIEASVFFSSDPGNPDTAAHFYADLEMFTNGPSSTYPIDYMVSWYGKPDNIAQKANNWSGNNYERWQNEEYDKLYEQALVELDPKKQEELFIKMNDLVVNNVVVIPLVHRNSVSGRKKDLTGLELSRWTDETWNIANWRRSS
- a CDS encoding peptidylprolyl isomerase, whose translation is MLEWVRRLFPRRWGDRRARTHRRVPRRERERVQERAAVIGVSVVLLLVAGLLGGGAIYQYWYLPRQVVVEVNGEPITRADYWKMRRLELLNQISQYQQLANLMSGQQSVQYQQLADQARQQLTTVERDPINQATVGQMIDDRLVLQRMGQLGVALDEREVEDYTVSLFSSVPLLTPTPTLGIDPTAAAWATATAAVTPTPLPTPTPEPGVTPTPQATPTPTPSESPTPTPTVPPEEARATATALMGEYQKNVLEQAGLSLADFQRLVVRPMLAREKVQRVLEERIPLRAEQIHAAHILLATREAAEQALADIQGGADFATIARERSIDSDTAPNGGDLGWLPRGYMPSAFDEVAFALAPGEVGGPVQTQYGWHIVKVLERDPDRPLSERMLQALRGQALSRWLDEQRRTSTIRWHLGLTPLPTPAVQPFVAPPDAPPTPTPTPTPTTVPGTPTVEVSPTATPLP